The Carnobacterium sp. 17-4 genome has a window encoding:
- a CDS encoding DUF956 family protein has product MVESINTKVDLVIDATAFTGLTDYGKIMIGDKGFEFFNSRDKRKFVQIPWEEVENIIASVMFKGKWIPRYAVETKRSGTFTFSSKDPKKVLRAIQVYVDPSHMVHSLSFFEVIKRAFKSIGKKKTKIKKTKKKK; this is encoded by the coding sequence ATGGTTGAATCAATTAATACAAAAGTAGATTTAGTAATAGATGCCACTGCTTTTACAGGATTAACGGATTATGGAAAAATAATGATTGGTGATAAAGGGTTTGAGTTCTTTAATTCTCGAGACAAACGTAAATTTGTTCAAATTCCATGGGAAGAAGTAGAGAATATCATTGCTTCAGTAATGTTTAAAGGAAAATGGATACCACGTTATGCTGTCGAAACAAAAAGATCTGGGACATTTACCTTTTCATCTAAGGATCCTAAGAAAGTTCTTCGAGCTATCCAAGTATATGTAGATCCAAGTCATATGGTCCATTCCTTAAGCTTCTTTGAGGTTATAAAACGTGCGTTTAAATCAATTGGGAAAAAGAAAACGAAGATAAAAAAAACTAAGAAAAAGAAATAA
- a CDS encoding type 1 glutamine amidotransferase family protein → MVEKDVLLLLTDKWADWEASYAIAEVNSVPHYSVKTIALDKESKSSIGGLRAEIDFLIEEYTDLSNLALVILPGGFSWQDNRYEEIARFIKHVLDQNIPIAAICGATIFLGSHGLLDQVKHTGDSFEFFEAQDEYNGATNFLEAQAIRDKNIITANETAAVEFAYEIYKLLEIDEPKELEAWYDNFKNGFVR, encoded by the coding sequence ATGGTAGAAAAGGATGTATTGCTTTTATTGACTGATAAGTGGGCGGATTGGGAAGCTTCGTATGCTATTGCTGAAGTAAACTCTGTTCCACACTATTCAGTAAAGACTATTGCTTTAGATAAAGAATCAAAGTCTTCTATTGGCGGCTTACGCGCTGAAATCGACTTTTTGATTGAAGAGTATACCGACCTTAGCAATTTGGCTTTAGTCATCTTACCAGGTGGATTTTCATGGCAGGATAATCGATATGAAGAAATTGCTCGTTTTATTAAACACGTTCTTGACCAAAACATACCGATAGCAGCTATTTGTGGAGCGACTATTTTTCTTGGCAGTCATGGTTTACTGGATCAAGTTAAACATACTGGTGACAGTTTTGAGTTTTTTGAAGCGCAAGATGAATATAATGGAGCAACGAATTTTCTGGAAGCACAGGCGATTCGAGATAAAAATATCATCACCGCTAATGAAACAGCCGCAGTCGAGTTTGCCTATGAAATATATAAATTGTTAGAAATTGATGAACCAAAAGAGCTAGAAGCTTGGTACGATAATTTTAAAAATGGATTTGTAAGATAG
- a CDS encoding ABC transporter ATP-binding protein, which yields MIEFKTVSKSYNSKQALKEVSFTIRSGEIFGLIGHNGAGKSTAIKSLVSIIEPSKGEILVDGENIATNRLAIKKKIGYVPDSPDMFLRLSAMEYWDLIAVAYEIPEEEKDKQLLKLMNLFDMIENQASIISSFSHGMRQKTFVIGALLSEPEIWVLDEPMTGLDPQAAYDLKELMRQHAAKGNTVLFSTHVLEVAQQLCDHIAILKNGEILYDGTVEELQAENEDQSLETIYLKMAGRTPVEEQTSSKVDLASPERRG from the coding sequence ATGATAGAATTCAAAACTGTTTCAAAATCTTATAATAGTAAACAAGCGTTAAAAGAAGTCTCTTTCACTATCCGTTCAGGAGAAATTTTTGGTTTAATCGGACATAACGGTGCTGGAAAATCGACCGCCATCAAATCGTTAGTTAGTATCATTGAACCAAGCAAAGGCGAAATTTTAGTGGATGGAGAAAATATTGCAACTAACCGTCTTGCTATCAAAAAGAAAATCGGTTACGTTCCTGACTCTCCTGATATGTTCTTACGTTTATCAGCTATGGAATATTGGGATTTGATTGCTGTCGCTTATGAAATACCCGAAGAAGAAAAAGACAAACAACTATTAAAGCTAATGAACTTATTCGATATGATAGAAAATCAAGCTAGTATTATTAGTTCTTTTTCACATGGGATGCGTCAAAAAACCTTTGTTATAGGTGCCTTACTATCAGAACCAGAAATATGGGTTTTGGACGAGCCCATGACGGGATTAGATCCACAAGCAGCCTATGATTTGAAAGAATTAATGAGGCAACATGCAGCAAAAGGGAATACTGTGCTGTTCTCCACTCATGTATTAGAGGTAGCACAGCAACTTTGCGACCACATTGCGATCCTCAAGAACGGTGAAATCTTGTATGATGGGACGGTTGAAGAACTACAAGCGGAAAATGAAGATCAATCACTGGAGACGATTTATTTAAAAATGGCCGGAAGAACTCCAGTGGAAGAACAAACTAGCAGTAAGGTTGATCTGGCTTCTCCAGAAAGGAGAGGATGA
- a CDS encoding alpha/beta hydrolase: MRKKVCFPFMVILFSFVIMGCGNREITESVNENQTTNEEQSTNASEKMSSNIDSSDPLTTNQTAVPTLFIHGYGGTAGSFNGMLSRFEANSWGGNVLTITVQPDGIISEIGEWQNKSNNPMIQVLFADNKNNEWNQAEWIKAVLTYLKTVYQINEVNLIGHSMGGVSSLRYLVTYGNDKTLPIVNNFVAIGAPFNDFVSGNEEQSLNDLNQNGPLVSSERYSDFTTRIKQYPRITKMLNIVGDLEDGSEGDGTVSIRSGLSIGHLMQKNEMNYREETVNGSQASHSQLHENTQVDKLVADFIWSTP; this comes from the coding sequence ATGCGAAAGAAGGTTTGTTTTCCTTTCATGGTCATCTTGTTCAGCTTTGTAATCATGGGTTGTGGAAACCGGGAAATCACTGAATCGGTTAATGAAAACCAAACAACTAATGAGGAGCAGTCAACCAATGCAAGCGAAAAAATGAGTTCCAACATTGATTCTTCGGATCCATTAACGACCAATCAAACGGCAGTCCCGACGCTTTTTATCCATGGGTATGGAGGAACAGCAGGCAGTTTTAATGGAATGCTATCTCGATTTGAAGCGAATAGTTGGGGGGGGAATGTATTAACGATAACTGTTCAGCCGGATGGCATTATTTCTGAAATCGGTGAATGGCAAAATAAATCAAACAATCCAATGATCCAAGTGTTGTTTGCAGATAATAAGAACAATGAATGGAATCAAGCAGAGTGGATCAAAGCTGTTTTAACCTATTTAAAGACAGTCTATCAAATTAATGAAGTTAACTTAATCGGGCACTCTATGGGTGGAGTAAGTAGTTTACGCTATCTAGTCACATATGGAAACGATAAAACATTGCCGATAGTAAATAACTTCGTAGCGATAGGTGCTCCATTCAATGACTTTGTATCAGGTAATGAGGAGCAATCTTTAAATGATTTAAATCAAAATGGTCCTTTAGTAAGCAGCGAACGGTATAGCGATTTTACTACAAGAATCAAACAATACCCTAGAATTACTAAAATGTTGAACATCGTTGGGGATCTGGAAGATGGGTCAGAAGGAGATGGAACAGTTTCGATTAGAAGCGGATTATCGATTGGTCATTTAATGCAAAAAAATGAAATGAATTATCGTGAGGAAACCGTTAATGGATCACAGGCTTCTCATAGTCAACTACATGAAAATACGCAAGTAGATAAGTTGGTTGCTGACTTTATATGGAGTACTCCATAA
- a CDS encoding DUF1697 domain-containing protein, with product MQFIILLRGVNVGGKNRVPMSELKQHLTNAGFVNARSHINSGNLIVESEKDSEQVVLEKCQKILSDHFSFPIEVVIISADKYQKELASIPSWWGENELYKHNALFLLPSVDKKGISKLSSMINENYEKIYIGELAIFWSSSFKENYSKTYYSKLIGNPLYKQVTIRNRNTTLKLSTFL from the coding sequence ATGCAATTTATTATCTTATTACGAGGAGTCAATGTTGGAGGGAAAAATCGAGTTCCAATGAGCGAGTTAAAACAGCATCTAACCAACGCTGGATTTGTAAATGCCAGATCTCATATTAATAGCGGCAATTTAATTGTTGAAAGTGAAAAAGACAGTGAACAGGTTGTTTTAGAAAAATGTCAAAAAATCTTATCGGATCACTTTTCTTTCCCAATTGAAGTCGTGATCATTTCTGCTGATAAATACCAAAAAGAACTCGCTAGTATTCCTTCGTGGTGGGGAGAGAATGAGCTTTACAAGCATAATGCTCTGTTTTTATTGCCTTCAGTTGACAAGAAGGGGATTTCTAAACTTTCATCGATGATTAATGAGAACTACGAAAAAATCTATATTGGGGAACTAGCTATTTTTTGGTCGTCTTCTTTCAAGGAGAATTATAGTAAGACTTATTATTCAAAATTAATTGGTAATCCTTTATATAAACAAGTAACTATCAGGAACCGGAATACAACACTTAAATTAAGTACCTTTTTATAA
- a CDS encoding toxin-antitoxin system YwqK family antitoxin, with the protein MEEYYKNGQIKQVVKDGIRTHYFENGKIKAIGPFDGKMQGDWKFYRKSGELWQVGYLENDMKNGEWIRFYQDGQVEKEAQFDKGKEKRQ; encoded by the coding sequence GTGGAAGAATATTATAAAAATGGACAAATTAAACAAGTGGTTAAAGATGGAATACGAACACATTATTTTGAAAATGGAAAAATAAAAGCAATAGGTCCTTTTGATGGAAAGATGCAAGGAGACTGGAAATTTTACCGTAAAAGCGGAGAACTGTGGCAGGTTGGATACTTAGAGAATGATATGAAAAATGGTGAATGGATTCGTTTTTATCAAGATGGACAGGTTGAAAAAGAAGCACAATTTGATAAGGGAAAAGAAAAGAGACAGTGA
- a CDS encoding aldo/keto reductase family protein: protein MQMITLANGVDIPVVGTGTNTYGKEGNQYNGALTNDFSSLKSAIQAGYRLIDTAISYRNEEGVGATIFESGIPRGEFFITTKIPSDEAYIGSKKLINQTILNSLKNLQTDYIDLYLIHHPIEDDEKLQQTWEVLESFVDNGKIKSIGVSNFTIDMLETVRNFARIQPVVNQIESNPHTWNHELIDYLTSNNIVPEAWGPLSKVTQEQIETLNKIAENYGKNWGQVLLRYQIQRGVVVIPKSHNKEHQVANLELFDFELTKEDQFLIETL from the coding sequence ATGCAAATGATCACGTTAGCGAATGGAGTAGATATACCAGTAGTTGGAACAGGAACGAATACTTATGGCAAAGAAGGCAATCAATACAATGGAGCTTTGACTAACGATTTTAGTTCATTAAAGTCTGCAATACAAGCTGGTTATCGGTTGATCGATACAGCAATTTCTTATCGAAATGAAGAAGGGGTCGGAGCTACTATTTTTGAAAGCGGCATTCCACGTGGCGAATTTTTTATCACCACAAAGATTCCTTCAGATGAAGCGTATATTGGTTCAAAAAAATTGATTAATCAAACTATACTAAACAGTTTGAAAAATTTACAAACGGATTATATTGATTTGTATTTAATTCATCATCCGATTGAAGATGATGAAAAATTGCAACAAACCTGGGAAGTTCTTGAGTCATTTGTGGATAACGGGAAAATCAAATCAATTGGAGTATCCAATTTCACCATTGATATGTTGGAAACGGTGCGTAACTTTGCTCGGATTCAACCAGTAGTGAATCAAATTGAATCTAATCCACATACATGGAATCATGAATTGATTGACTATTTAACTAGTAATAATATTGTACCAGAAGCTTGGGGACCATTAAGCAAAGTTACTCAAGAACAAATAGAAACATTAAATAAAATTGCTGAAAATTATGGGAAAAATTGGGGACAAGTTTTATTGCGTTACCAAATCCAAAGAGGGGTTGTGGTTATCCCTAAATCACACAATAAAGAGCATCAAGTAGCTAATTTAGAGTTATTTGATTTTGAATTAACCAAAGAAGATCAATTTTTAATTGAAACACTATAA
- a CDS encoding VOC family protein encodes MNRINLICLGVRDMKAALNFYKHIGFKTYEKVEEPAIVFFNNQGSKLELFPIEELAKDINKGVPPTIPERGFNGITLACNLKSEKEVDEMVTLVKQSGGTIVKEPEKVSWGGYSGYFQDLDGYHWEVAYSASWKFDENDMLIMEEG; translated from the coding sequence ATGAATCGCATTAATTTAATTTGTCTAGGAGTAAGAGATATGAAAGCTGCTTTAAACTTTTATAAACATATAGGTTTTAAAACCTATGAAAAAGTAGAAGAGCCCGCTATCGTATTTTTCAATAATCAAGGCAGCAAATTAGAGCTATTTCCAATTGAAGAATTAGCAAAAGATATCAACAAAGGGGTTCCGCCAACAATTCCAGAAAGGGGATTTAATGGGATTACACTAGCCTGCAACCTAAAGTCAGAAAAGGAAGTAGACGAGATGGTTACTCTTGTAAAACAAAGTGGTGGAACGATCGTTAAAGAACCTGAGAAAGTTAGTTGGGGCGGATATAGTGGGTATTTTCAAGATTTAGATGGCTATCATTGGGAAGTAGCATATAGTGCTAGTTGGAAATTTGATGAGAATGATATGCTGATAATGGAAGAAGGTTAG
- a CDS encoding GNAT family N-acetyltransferase, producing the protein MKEKNREIRELTEFDLDLCAELLITVYNSKPWDEKWTKNTAKSHLQEFIHRKRSFGFVYVDKSSIVGALFGVERTFWSGDEVYVDEFYVHPQYQQKGVGKEIMMHLEQYCQKKELEAITLVTDKNVPAYHFYQKMNFNISEANVFLYKNIPQ; encoded by the coding sequence TTGAAAGAGAAAAATAGGGAAATTCGAGAATTGACGGAGTTTGATTTAGATTTGTGTGCAGAACTGTTGATAACTGTGTATAACAGCAAACCATGGGATGAAAAGTGGACAAAAAATACCGCTAAAAGCCATCTGCAAGAGTTTATACACCGAAAACGGTCATTTGGCTTTGTTTATGTGGATAAGTCTTCCATTGTTGGTGCATTATTCGGAGTTGAACGAACATTTTGGTCTGGAGATGAAGTTTATGTGGATGAATTTTACGTTCATCCACAGTATCAACAAAAAGGTGTGGGAAAAGAAATAATGATGCATCTAGAACAATACTGTCAGAAAAAAGAATTAGAGGCAATCACGTTAGTAACGGATAAAAATGTACCAGCTTATCATTTTTATCAAAAAATGAATTTTAATATCTCGGAAGCTAATGTATTTTTGTATAAAAATATTCCGCAGTAA
- a CDS encoding MGMT family protein, producing MTPFTERVIRIIQSIPSGKIMTYGQIAALAGNARGARQVVRILHSMSQKYDLPWHRIINAKGEVAIKDAEGAFTQKDRLLSEGITLTHSGKVDLVVYRYHPTTELIVEDQ from the coding sequence ATGACTCCCTTTACTGAACGTGTAATCCGTATTATCCAGTCTATTCCAAGCGGAAAAATTATGACTTACGGGCAAATTGCAGCCCTTGCTGGAAACGCTCGAGGTGCAAGACAAGTCGTCCGTATTCTCCATTCTATGAGCCAAAAGTATGATCTGCCTTGGCATCGTATCATTAATGCTAAAGGTGAAGTAGCTATCAAAGATGCTGAAGGAGCCTTTACTCAAAAAGATCGTTTACTTTCAGAAGGCATTACCTTGACACATTCCGGAAAAGTAGATTTAGTGGTTTACCGTTACCATCCCACGACTGAATTAATAGTTGAGGATCAATAA
- a CDS encoding amino acid ABC transporter permease gives MNIRFLLDGLLVTVEVAVLSIVFSFIIGAILGLLRYMKIPVFSKIVGGIVDLIRNLPLLLIIFFTYFALPQIGIRLDIFWSAVAAMTIFESAMLSEIMRAGLNSVPSGQMEAGRSTGLTYLQTLWIIIIPQAFKAMVPPIVSQLVSLIKDTSLATIISLPELTHNARIIYGQNTTYVIPMFIALAFFYFIICYALSKVAKRFETKLS, from the coding sequence ATGAACATCCGCTTCTTACTGGATGGACTTCTCGTTACAGTAGAAGTGGCCGTACTTTCAATTGTCTTTAGCTTTATTATCGGAGCTATTTTAGGATTGCTTCGGTACATGAAAATTCCCGTTTTTTCAAAAATCGTTGGAGGCATTGTTGATCTGATTCGTAACTTGCCTTTATTACTGATCATCTTTTTTACTTATTTTGCTTTACCGCAAATCGGCATTCGTTTAGACATCTTTTGGTCAGCAGTAGCTGCAATGACAATTTTTGAATCTGCTATGCTGTCAGAAATTATGCGAGCAGGCTTAAACTCTGTTCCTTCTGGACAAATGGAAGCTGGACGTTCTACCGGATTAACCTATCTTCAAACGCTATGGATAATCATTATTCCACAAGCTTTTAAAGCGATGGTTCCTCCAATCGTCAGCCAACTAGTATCTTTGATCAAAGATACTTCATTAGCTACCATCATTTCCTTACCAGAATTAACTCATAATGCTCGAATCATTTATGGCCAAAACACGACTTATGTGATTCCGATGTTTATTGCCTTAGCATTCTTCTACTTTATTATTTGTTACGCATTATCAAAAGTTGCTAAACGCTTTGAAACAAAATTGTCTTAA
- a CDS encoding amino acid ABC transporter permease produces the protein MLTILTTYQDVLIDGFLNTLYSSIIALFFSLIIGTLMAISQLSKKKWLKRLANAYVEFFKNIPLLIIVMFFYVVVPLYWFSIDGFTAGTIGLTIYTSAFIAETVRAGIMGVPKGQTEAGLSTGLTQNETMRYIILPQAFKIVIPPLGNQFINLVKNSSVLAMVTGLDLMYQGDLIASETFNTFDTYILIGLIYLIITLPLTYLMSYIERRLNVTS, from the coding sequence ATGCTAACGATCTTAACAACCTACCAAGATGTTTTAATTGATGGGTTTCTAAATACATTGTATTCCAGTATTATTGCCTTATTCTTCAGTTTAATCATCGGTACATTAATGGCTATCTCTCAGTTATCTAAAAAGAAATGGCTAAAAAGATTGGCAAATGCTTATGTAGAGTTCTTTAAGAATATTCCCCTTTTAATCATTGTGATGTTCTTTTATGTAGTAGTACCTTTATATTGGTTCTCTATTGATGGCTTTACAGCTGGTACAATTGGATTAACTATTTACACTTCTGCTTTTATTGCAGAAACGGTCCGTGCTGGAATTATGGGCGTACCTAAAGGTCAAACAGAAGCTGGACTTTCAACCGGATTGACCCAAAATGAAACGATGCGGTATATTATTTTACCACAAGCTTTCAAAATCGTGATCCCGCCTCTTGGGAATCAATTCATTAATTTGGTAAAAAACTCGTCTGTTCTTGCAATGGTTACTGGTCTTGATTTAATGTATCAAGGCGATTTAATTGCCAGTGAAACCTTTAATACGTTCGATACGTATATCTTAATCGGCTTAATCTATCTCATCATTACCTTACCTTTAACATACTTGATGAGTTATATTGAGCGTCGCTTAAATGTAACATCTTAA
- a CDS encoding transporter substrate-binding domain-containing protein, which yields MKKLNKQSLFLLLLLPVCFLAACGSKSAAKVDIAERIEENPTITWGVKVDTNLFGLYDIQSSEIKGFDIDIAKAITEELTGDADNAEFVEVTSKTRIPLLKNGNIDAIIATMTITEERKEQVNFTDIYFDAGQALLVPNDSSIQSLDDLTADTTVLAVKGSTSAQNIRELSPEANVLELENYSEAFTALQSGQGDAVTTDNAILLGIIADNPGYRLAGGNFTQEPYGIAINKGQDAFLNEVNEALETIKANGVYDAIYAKWIPELD from the coding sequence ATGAAAAAATTAAACAAGCAATCTCTTTTTCTTCTCTTACTCCTACCTGTCTGCTTTCTTGCTGCTTGTGGTTCTAAAAGTGCAGCAAAAGTGGATATAGCAGAACGCATAGAAGAAAATCCTACCATTACATGGGGCGTAAAAGTAGATACCAACCTTTTTGGCCTTTATGATATTCAATCAAGCGAGATCAAAGGTTTCGATATTGACATAGCCAAAGCCATCACCGAAGAATTGACTGGAGATGCAGATAACGCAGAATTCGTTGAAGTTACCTCTAAAACACGTATCCCTTTATTAAAAAATGGAAATATTGATGCAATTATTGCAACAATGACCATTACTGAAGAAAGAAAAGAGCAAGTCAACTTTACGGATATCTATTTCGATGCTGGACAAGCTTTATTGGTTCCAAATGACAGCTCAATTCAAAGTTTAGACGATCTAACTGCTGACACAACCGTTTTAGCTGTTAAAGGCTCTACTTCTGCACAAAACATTCGTGAGTTATCGCCTGAGGCAAATGTATTAGAATTAGAAAATTATTCTGAAGCCTTTACTGCTTTGCAATCTGGCCAAGGAGATGCCGTTACAACTGATAATGCTATTTTATTAGGTATTATCGCCGATAACCCTGGCTATCGATTAGCTGGTGGAAACTTTACTCAAGAACCTTATGGGATTGCGATCAACAAAGGTCAAGATGCCTTTTTGAATGAAGTCAACGAAGCTTTGGAAACAATTAAAGCCAATGGCGTATATGACGCCATTTATGCTAAATGGATTCCTGAATTAGACTAA
- a CDS encoding amino acid ABC transporter ATP-binding protein, with the protein MIEFKNIEKYYGDFHALKNINLTFNQGEVVVVIGPSGSGKSTMLRCINGLEDISEGELLIKGVNLHAKDTNINEIRKNVGMVFQHFNLYPHKTVLENIMLAPMKVLKQSKEEAQKNAEKFLEKVNMLDKKDSYPSNLSGGQQQRVAIARGLAMGPGVLLFDEPTSALDPETIEDVLDVMKKLAKEGMTMIVVTHEMGFAREVADRVIFMAEGEVLEDRETVSFFENPKDERAKQFLSKIINH; encoded by the coding sequence ATGATTGAATTTAAAAATATCGAAAAATATTACGGTGATTTCCATGCCTTGAAAAACATTAATCTTACCTTTAATCAAGGTGAAGTCGTAGTTGTTATCGGACCTTCTGGTTCTGGTAAAAGTACCATGTTGCGTTGCATCAATGGATTAGAAGATATTTCTGAAGGGGAATTATTGATTAAAGGTGTCAATCTTCATGCTAAAGATACGAACATCAACGAAATTCGTAAAAACGTTGGGATGGTTTTTCAACATTTCAACCTTTATCCGCATAAAACAGTTTTGGAAAACATTATGTTAGCACCAATGAAGGTCTTAAAACAATCTAAAGAAGAAGCACAAAAAAATGCTGAGAAATTTTTAGAAAAAGTTAACATGTTGGATAAAAAAGATTCTTACCCTTCTAATTTATCTGGTGGTCAGCAACAACGTGTGGCTATTGCACGAGGATTAGCTATGGGACCAGGAGTTTTATTGTTTGATGAACCAACCAGTGCACTAGATCCTGAAACAATTGAAGATGTATTGGATGTTATGAAAAAGTTAGCTAAAGAAGGTATGACAATGATCGTTGTGACCCATGAAATGGGATTTGCACGTGAAGTTGCTGACCGTGTTATTTTTATGGCTGAGGGAGAAGTTCTTGAAGACCGTGAAACAGTTTCGTTCTTTGAGAATCCTAAAGATGAACGTGCTAAACAATTCTTAAGCAAAATTATCAATCATTAA
- a CDS encoding bifunctional metallophosphatase/5'-nucleotidase, whose translation MERIHIYHTNDIHSHFENWPRISGYLREESKRLEQENETVFSFDIGDACDRVHPLTEATDGTANILLLNEVGYDAVTIGNNEGIGSSKKQLSHLYDEANFPVVISNLFDAKTGFPPEWAKIFHVIQTKSGHKIGLFGLTAPFPTSYKPIGWDVKNPDEVIGDILEMITPLVDSIILLSHLGIGEDQRIAELYPMISVIIGSHTHHLLPHGQVVRNTLLAAAGKYGQYVGHIELEIERNKIIAANATVKETATIKAPENETEIIESYEIKGHQLLNEQVIATVPATFPVNWQGKSELVEIGLEALKEYAHTDAAILNAGLFMQPLVEGTVTKDDLHKILPHPMRILRCTLDGENLIRMIYEMEKNRLFLRNFPIKGIGFRGKVFGEICYNGVAYDKMTGEVSWLGKPIERSKQYTFATVDHFMFIPFFPTIEIKGENEVLFPYFIRNVVGQYLKKHYPTNKLIR comes from the coding sequence ATGGAACGTATCCACATTTATCATACAAACGATATTCATTCTCATTTTGAAAATTGGCCAAGAATTTCTGGTTATTTACGAGAAGAGTCTAAACGATTGGAACAAGAAAATGAAACGGTATTTTCATTTGATATTGGAGACGCCTGTGATCGAGTCCATCCTTTGACGGAAGCAACAGATGGAACAGCAAATATCTTGTTACTGAATGAAGTCGGGTATGATGCAGTTACGATTGGAAACAATGAAGGTATCGGAAGCTCAAAAAAACAATTGAGTCATTTATACGATGAAGCCAATTTTCCTGTGGTGATCTCAAACTTATTCGATGCAAAAACAGGATTTCCGCCAGAATGGGCAAAGATTTTCCATGTCATTCAAACAAAATCTGGTCATAAGATTGGTTTGTTTGGTTTAACGGCCCCCTTTCCAACAAGCTACAAACCGATTGGATGGGATGTGAAAAATCCGGACGAAGTGATAGGAGACATACTAGAAATGATTACTCCTTTAGTGGATTCTATTATTTTACTGTCTCACCTTGGCATTGGTGAAGATCAACGCATTGCTGAACTGTATCCGATGATTTCCGTTATTATCGGTTCCCACACACATCACTTATTGCCACATGGGCAGGTTGTTAGAAATACATTGCTTGCAGCCGCCGGTAAATACGGTCAATACGTTGGTCATATTGAATTAGAGATTGAAAGAAATAAAATCATAGCTGCCAATGCAACCGTTAAGGAAACAGCTACAATTAAAGCACCTGAAAATGAAACTGAGATAATCGAATCTTATGAAATAAAGGGACATCAGTTGCTAAATGAACAGGTAATTGCAACTGTACCGGCTACTTTTCCTGTAAATTGGCAAGGCAAATCTGAACTTGTTGAAATTGGATTAGAAGCTCTTAAAGAATATGCACACACAGATGCGGCTATTTTAAATGCAGGGCTATTTATGCAGCCATTGGTTGAAGGAACGGTTACGAAAGATGACTTGCACAAAATCTTACCTCATCCTATGCGTATCCTAAGGTGCACGCTAGATGGAGAAAATCTCATTCGTATGATTTATGAAATGGAGAAAAATCGCTTGTTTTTACGAAATTTCCCGATTAAAGGTATTGGATTTAGAGGGAAAGTTTTTGGCGAAATCTGTTACAATGGAGTAGCTTATGATAAAATGACCGGGGAAGTCTCTTGGTTAGGTAAGCCAATAGAGCGGTCCAAACAATACACATTTGCTACAGTAGATCATTTCATGTTTATTCCATTTTTTCCTACTATTGAAATCAAAGGGGAAAATGAAGTACTGTTTCCTTATTTTATACGCAATGTTGTAGGTCAATATTTAAAAAAGCATTACCCAACAAATAAATTAATAAGATGA